The Henckelia pumila isolate YLH828 chromosome 2, ASM3356847v2, whole genome shotgun sequence genome includes a window with the following:
- the LOC140881437 gene encoding maltose excess protein 1-like, chloroplastic — protein sequence MSMAVSLRPSCKVPLLVCLPSNSCSFSCCPRSLDISRHHQPQLRQAINGKFKLKEAPLFSRPVSSHHLKPVFALDANLPHPADEEPGNLKRGESFEQWDSLTGKFAGAANLPFLLLQLPQIILNSRNLLGGNKSALLAVPWLGMLTGMLGNLSLLSYFIKKRETGAVVVQALGVISTYVVILQLALAEAMPTSYFIGISIVVASGLLLNFMKYFDLLKSEIWLFWEEFITIGGLSVLPQVMWSTFIPYVPNSILPGIISFVAAILAVLMARMGKLPDKGVKILGSISGWTATLLFMWMPVAQMWTNILNPDNIKGLSAITMLLAMIGNGLLLPRALFIRDLMWFTGSGWGCVFYGWGNLLCLYCLNSTSKELFVAATLAFCAWIGHTFWKDSQVYGLHSPFSSFKELIFGP from the exons ATG TCCATGGCGGTCTCATTGCGGCCCTCGTGTAAGGTACCTCTGTTAGTTTGTCTACCATCAAACAGTTGTTCCTTTAGTTGCTGTCCTCGAAGTTTAGATATCAGTCGTCATCATCAACCACAATTACGCCAAGCCATCAATGGGAAATTTAAGCTGAAAGAGGCACCATTATTTAGCCGTCCAGTCAGCTCTCACCATCTCAAACCAGTTTTTGCGCTAGATGCGAACCTTCCGCATCCCGCCGATGAG GAACCGGGTAATTTGAAAAGAGGCGAAAGCTTTGAGCAATGGGATTCGCTCACTGGAAAATTTGCAGGAGCTGCAAATCTACCATTTTTACTGTTGCAGCTTCCCCAGATCATACTAAATTCCAGGAATCTTCTGGGTGGAAACAAGTCAGCACTCCTGGCCGTCCCGTGGCTT gGTATGCTGACTGGAATGCTTGGGAATCTTTCACTGCTGTCATACTTTATTAAGAAGAGGGAGACTGGAGCAGTGGTGGTGCAAGCATTAGGAGTAATATCAACTTATGTCGTGATTTTGCAGCTGGCATTGGCCGAAGCTATGCCTACATCTTATTTTATTGGCATTTCTATTGTGGTTGCTTCTGGTCtcttattaaattttatgaaatattttgatttgCTCAAATCAGAAATCTGGCTCTTTTGGGAAGAATTTATTACCATTGGTGGGCTCTCAGTTCTTCCCCAA GTGATGTGGTCAACCTTCATCCCCTATGTTCCCAACTCTATCCTTCCTGGGATCATTTCATTTGTCGCCGCGATACTCGCTGTTCTTATG GCTCGGATGGGCAAACTCCCTGATAAAGGTGTCAAAATTTTAGGATCGATATCTGGATGGACTGCCACTCTTCTTTTCATGTGGATGCCCGTTGCGCAGATG TGGACGAATATTTTGAATCCTGACAACATAAAAGGATTATCAGCTATTACAATGTTGCTGGCGATGATAGGCAATGGACTTTTGCTCCCACGGGCCCTGTTTATTCGTGACTTAATGTG GTTCACTGGCTCAGGCTGGGGGTGTGTTTTCTATGGATGGGGAAACCTTCTATGTTTGTACTG CTTAAACAGTACAAGCAAGGAGCTCTTTGTGGCTGCAACACTTGCGTTTTGTGCCTGGATAG GACATACTTTCTGGAAAGATTCGCAAGTCTATGGACTTCATTCCCCATTCTCATCTTTCAAGGAGCTCATTTTCGGTCCTTGA